From the genome of Leptodactylus fuscus isolate aLepFus1 chromosome 1, aLepFus1.hap2, whole genome shotgun sequence, one region includes:
- the ERI1 gene encoding 3'-5' exoribonuclease 1 gives MEEQKENRPLHNVGCEEDELCRTLMNVVELSDGVKERSQPEDQGICCTKSSAGDFSDPVYKEIAFANGCVNRMSKDELKAKLTELKLDTRGVKDVLKKRLKNYYKKQKLKEPSDSSYYDYICVIDFEATCEDSNTPDYIHEIIEFPIVLINTKTLEIEDTFQRYVRPEMKPQLSEFCINLTGITQEIVDKADTFPVVLQSVVDWMRQKELGTKFKYAILTDGSWDMCKFLNMQCRISRIKFPRFAKKWINIRKCYGNFYKVPRNQTKLTIMLEKLGMRYDGRLHCGLDDSKNIARIAIRMLQDGCELRVNERMHAGQLMTVSSSLPFEGAAIPHNPQFKN, from the exons ATGGAGGAACAGAAGGAAAATCGGCCTCTTCATAACGTAGGGTGTGAGGAGGACGAGCTGTGCAGGACTCTGATGAACGTGGTGGAGCTCTCAGATGGG GTTAAAGAGAGAAGCCAGCCTGAAGACCAAGGGATTTGTTGTACTAAATCAAGTGCCGGTGACTTCAGTGATCCAGTCTACAAAGAAATTGCTTTCGCAAATGGATGTGTAAATAGAATGAGTAAAGATGAGCTGAAAGCCAAACTTACAGAACTAAAGTTGGACACCAG AGGTGTGAAGGATGTTCTGAAGAAGCGCCTCAAGAATTACTACAAAAAACAGAAGCTAAAGGAGCCCAGTGACTCTAGCTACTATGACTACATTTGTGTTATTGACTTTGAAGCCACCTGTGAGGACAGCAATACACCCGATTACATCCATGAAATTATAGAGTTCCCCATCGTCTTAATAAATACAAAGACGTTGGAAATT GAGGATACTTTCCAGCGGTATGTTCGGCCAGAGATGAAGCCACAACTTTCTGAATTCTGCATTAATCTTACAGGAATAACTCAG gagATTGTTGACAAGGCTGACACATTTCCTGTGGTTCTCCAAAGTGTAGTGGATTGGATGAGACAAAAGGAATTGGGAACAAAGTTCAAGTATGCCATCCTGACAGATGG GTCATGGGATATGTGCAAATTTTTAAATATGCAATGTCGTATCAGTCGTATAAAATTCCCACGGTTTGCAAAGAAGTGGATTAACATTCGCAAATGTTATGGGAATTTTTACAAG gttccAAGAAATCAGACAAAGCTGACAATTATGCTTGAGAAGTTGGGCATGAGATATGATGGTCGCCTTCACTGTGGCTTAGATGATTCAAAGAACATAGCACGGATTGCTATTCGCATGCTGCAAGATGGCTGTGAACTACGTGTGAATGAGAGGATGCATGCAGGACAGCTTATGACTGTGTCCAGCTCCTTGCCATTTGAAGGGGCTGCCATTCCTCATAATCCACAGTTCAAAAATTAG